Within the Pseudomonas oryzae genome, the region CCGACACACGGCTCCTCTTCAGCCCGCGATACACCTGAGGGGCATGGCATCCGACAGTTAACGGAAGTCATCATGAGCAGCACCGTACCCTGCTAAATAGCAGGGTACGGTGCATCAGCCGAATTCAATAACATGCGCTCGGTTGCGCATGCACCAAGAACCCGCAATACGGGCATGGACTTACATTGGGGCAATGCTACCACCTACCAAGTACACGAGCGTGCTTGAGTTGGCAATCACAACAAGGCAATGGAAGAGGCCTATCACCATGTCAAAATCACCAAAGGACCAAAACCTTCAAAACAGCTCAGGCAGCCACCGGGGAATACTCAAGAGATGGCGCTGGGCATATCAGAAGATCCGCTCCATGGCCTGCAGCAAATCGACTGCTACCTGGCAGGCGACCCGTTATGCGATTTTCAGAGAGACTGGTCGCTTCTACAGCTCCCGAGGATGGATCAAGCTCTCCTGCTCCCGTGACTGACCGGTATGTCCTCCTCGCCGGACAACAGCAGCAATACGACCAGCGGAGCAATGCATACTAGCTGGCAGGACTTCTCGGACCTCACTGGGTCTCTCCAGCCGGGAGAGATGGATGTCACATTGACACCACGAATGCCAGCGCACAGAATGAAAAACTTTTTTAAAGCCTAGGAATAGCAACTCAATATCCGGCTGAGGAATTTAATTCAGCCCGAAAACCATCATGACCGGCACACTTGACCTCAATGAACTGAAGCGCCCGAATCTGCAAAAAGACATATCGAGGCTTGCTGATTTATTGCTGGACGCAGTGTTCATTGTCGATCTCAACGGCCGGATAACCTACGCAAGCGCCGCCTGCGCAAGCATCTTCGGCTACACGCCCGAGGAAATGGTCGGCAACGCCATGATCGATTTCGTGATCCCTGAGGACCGCGAAAAAACCATGGCCGAAGCCAGGATTGTCACAACCGGATGGCAGCGGATCGGGTTTGAAAACAGATATCGCCACAAGGACGGCCGCGTGGTGCATGTGATGTGGTCCGCGCGCCTGCTGGAGTCGGAACAGGTACGCATTGGAGTTGCCCGCGACGTTACCGATCTGAAGCAGGCACGGATGCTCAACCAGGGCCTGCTGCTCTCCTCGACACCATTGGCCCCGCACGAGCTCAAGGTCTTGGAGCTGCTCCTGACCGACGCGACAGAGAAACAGATCGCCCAGCGCTTGGGGCTGGCAGTTTCCACCACCCACTCGTACGTGACGAACATATTCCGGAAGTTCGGCGTACGCAGCCGGGCTGGCTTGATGAGCTTGTGGTTGAGCCACACTGTGGCCTGATTGCCCATCGAAAGACGCCCTTCTCACCTGCCCACAGAGGCCCGTCACATAGGCGCCCCATCGCAGAGCAGAAGCGCCTGCCACGCTCCATTTTGAATCACTCTCCACGCCAACAGCCGGCCGTCGAAGCCTGAATCAGCGCTCCAGCGACCTTGGCACAGCTCTTGCTGACACTATGTCATCGGCAGCCAACGGCGGCTGCTCCACCACGACAAAGGCGTCGCACCACCCAGCTCAGGCTGCGGTGATGCGACGCCTTTTTTGTTTGCCCCAACGCCCGGGGCCGAACGCCACGGCGCGATCCGCCCGACGTTCACGGTGTCCTGTCCCTGAGGTGGCTCTGCCACCAGCGCCCAGCCACAAGCCGAGCGCCTCCGGGCCGCGGATGGAGCAGCCAAGCCGCCCATCCGCGCCCGGTCTTTTTTTCGCGAACCTTGCCAAGAGGTGCCAACAAGATGAACACGAGTTTCTGGAAAGCCGGCCATACACCGACCCTGTTCGCCGCATTTCTCTATTTCGACCTGAGTTTCATGGTCTGGTACGTGCTCGGCCCGCTGGGCGTGCAGATCGCCGCCGACCTCGGCCTGACCACCCAGCAGCGGGCGATGATGGTCGCCACACCCATCCTCGCCGGCGCCGTGCTGCGCTTCCTGATGGGCCTGTTCGCCGACCGTACCTCGCCGAAGACCGCCGGCCTGGTCGGCCAGGTGATCGTCATCGCCGCCCTTGCCGTGGCCTGGACGCAGGGCGTGCACAGCTATGAGCAGGCCCTGCTGCTCGGCCTGTTCCTCGGCTTCGCCGGCGCCTCCTTCGCCGTCGCCCTGCCGCTGGCCTCGCAGTGGTATCCGCCGCAGCACCAGGGCAAGGCCATGGGCATCGCCGGCGCCGGCAACTCCGGCACCGTGCTGGCTGCGCTGTTCGCGCCGGGTCTGGCCAGCGCCTTCGGCTGGGGCAACGTGTTCGGCCTGGCGCTGATCCCGCTGGTGCTGACCCTGATCATCTTCGCCAGCGTAGCGAAGAACGCCCCCGAGCGCCCCCAGCCCAAGGCCGTCGGCGACTACCTGAAGGCACTGGGCGACCGTGACAGCTGGTGGTTCATGCTGTTCTACAGCGTCACCTTTGGCGGCTTCCTCGGCCTGGCCAGCACCCTGCCCGGCTACTTCCACGACCAGTACGGCTTCGACCCGGTCAAGGCCGGCTACTACACCGCCGCCTGCGTGTTCGCCGGCAGCCTGCTGCGCCCGCTCGGCGGCGCCCTGGCCGACCGTATCGGCGGCATCCGCACCCTACTGGTGATGTACACCGTGGCCTCGCTGTGCATCGCGGTGGTCGGCTTCAACCTGCCCAGTTCGACCGCCGCGCTGGCGCTGTTCGTGGTCGCCATGCTCAGCCTGGGCGCCGGTAACGGCGCGGTGTTCCAGCTGGTGCCGCAGCGCTTCCGCCAGACCATCGGCGTGATGACCGGGCTGATCGGCATGGCCGGCGGCATCGGCGGCTTCGCCCTGACCGCGGGCCTCGGCGCGGTCAAGCAGTCCACCGGCGACTATCAGCTCGGCCTGTGGCTGTTCGCCTCCCTCGGCGTGGTCGCCTGGATCGGCCTGCACAGCGTCAAGCTGCGCTGGCGCACCACCTGGGGTTCGGCCGCGGTGACCGCCGCGCGGGTCTAAGACTGTAGGATGCGCCTGCGCACCGGGACGCCCCTCTGGTGCGCACGGCGCACCCTACTGGCCGGCCCGCGTAGGGTGCGCCATGCGCACCGTGCCCCCAACCTGACAGGACTGTCCCATGCCCCTGCAGCTGACCATCGGCGAAGCCACCGCCACCGGCCCGCGGGCCGAGAACCAGGACGCCATCCGCGTGGTGACCCCGGCGCCGGCGCTGGCCGCCAGCAAGGGCCATCTGCTGGCGCTGGCCGACGGCGTCAGCCAGTGCGCCGACGGCGGCCTGGCGGCGCGCGCCACCCTGCAGGCGCTGGCGCTGGACTACTACGCCACCCCGGAAACCTGGCCGGTGGCGCAATCGCTGGACCGCCTGCTGGTGGCGCACAACCGCTGGCTGCACAGCGCCGGCAATGGCCAGCCGCTGCTCACCACCCTCACCGCGCTGGTGCTGCGCGGCCGGCGCTTCACCCTCGCCCACGTCGGCGACTGCCGCGCCTACCGCTGGCACGCCGGCAAGCTGCGGCGCCTGACCAGCGAGCACGTCTGGGAGCAGGAAGGCATGCAGCACGTGCTCAAGCGCGCCCTCGGCCTCGACCAGCACCTGGTGATGGACTACCTGGACGGCGACCTGCAGGCCGGCGAAACCTACCTGCTGCTGTGCGACGGTATCTGGGCGAGCCTCGACGACGGCGTGATCGGCGACATCCTCGCCGCCGAGCACGAACCGCAGGCGATCGCCGACGCCCTGGTCGCCACCGCGCACCACGCCGGCAGCCAGGACAACGCCAGCGCCGTGGTGGTGCGCGTCGACGAGCTGCCGGAAA harbors:
- a CDS encoding helix-turn-helix transcriptional regulator codes for the protein MTGTLDLNELKRPNLQKDISRLADLLLDAVFIVDLNGRITYASAACASIFGYTPEEMVGNAMIDFVIPEDREKTMAEARIVTTGWQRIGFENRYRHKDGRVVHVMWSARLLESEQVRIGVARDVTDLKQARMLNQGLLLSSTPLAPHELKVLELLLTDATEKQIAQRLGLAVSTTHSYVTNIFRKFGVRSRAGLMSLWLSHTVA
- a CDS encoding nitrate/nitrite transporter, whose amino-acid sequence is MNTSFWKAGHTPTLFAAFLYFDLSFMVWYVLGPLGVQIAADLGLTTQQRAMMVATPILAGAVLRFLMGLFADRTSPKTAGLVGQVIVIAALAVAWTQGVHSYEQALLLGLFLGFAGASFAVALPLASQWYPPQHQGKAMGIAGAGNSGTVLAALFAPGLASAFGWGNVFGLALIPLVLTLIIFASVAKNAPERPQPKAVGDYLKALGDRDSWWFMLFYSVTFGGFLGLASTLPGYFHDQYGFDPVKAGYYTAACVFAGSLLRPLGGALADRIGGIRTLLVMYTVASLCIAVVGFNLPSSTAALALFVVAMLSLGAGNGAVFQLVPQRFRQTIGVMTGLIGMAGGIGGFALTAGLGAVKQSTGDYQLGLWLFASLGVVAWIGLHSVKLRWRTTWGSAAVTAARV